In Rhodospirillum rubrum ATCC 11170, a genomic segment contains:
- the tatB gene encoding Sec-independent protein translocase protein TatB has translation MFDLSWSEIALVGVVALIVIGPKDLPNVLRTAGKWVRKIRSLGSEFQRQMDDVMRETGAEDVRRQVTTLARTDVGRKIDQAIDPDGKLAASLSSVPPPSPAGPFGTSPAAPPSLPPQAPAQPVPPATGAAPPSPSAGPDRRTDGSLPPQD, from the coding sequence ATGTTCGATCTCAGTTGGTCGGAAATAGCCCTTGTCGGTGTCGTGGCGCTTATCGTCATCGGCCCCAAGGATCTGCCCAATGTGCTGCGCACCGCCGGAAAATGGGTGCGCAAGATCCGTTCGTTGGGATCGGAATTCCAGCGGCAGATGGATGACGTGATGCGCGAGACCGGCGCCGAGGACGTGCGCCGTCAGGTCACGACCTTGGCGCGCACCGATGTCGGCCGCAAGATCGATCAAGCGATCGATCCCGATGGCAAGCTGGCCGCCAGCCTGTCGTCTGTCCCGCCGCCGTCCCCGGCCGGTCCCTTCGGGACGTCCCCGGCGGCCCCGCCGTCGCTTCCCCCGCAGGCGCCCGCGCAGCCGGTTCCGCCGGCCACCGGCGCCGCGCCGCCGTCCCCGTCGGCCGGGCCTGATCGACGGACCGACGGCTCCCTTCCGCCGCAAGACTAA
- a CDS encoding twin-arginine translocase TatA/TatE family subunit yields MGFSSIWHWIIVLVVVLLLFGAGKIPRLMGDVAKGVKAFKKGMADDEDDEAASVSAERRGIEDGKPAQTIYPPQQPQQPQQPPQQPPVHRDDAPRG; encoded by the coding sequence ATGGGTTTTTCAAGCATCTGGCATTGGATCATCGTTCTGGTCGTGGTTCTGCTGCTGTTCGGAGCGGGCAAGATTCCGCGGCTGATGGGCGATGTCGCCAAGGGCGTCAAGGCCTTCAAGAAAGGCATGGCGGACGATGAGGACGACGAGGCGGCCTCGGTTAGCGCCGAGCGTCGGGGGATCGAGGATGGCAAGCCCGCCCAGACCATTTATCCGCCCCAGCAGCCCCAACAGCCGCAGCAGCCGCCCCAGCAGCCGCCGGTCCACCGCGACGACGCTCCGCGGGGCTAA
- the tatC gene encoding twin-arginine translocase subunit TatC, with amino-acid sequence MAPADATRDEDSDLEDKKMPLIDHLIELRSRLLWSTVFFLVAFFACFAYAQEIYNILVLPLARVMERVGGSQRMIYTALTEAFFTYVKVGAFGAIVLSFPLIATQIWMFVAPGLYRHEKRAFLPFLIVSPMLFILGAAMVYYLVMPMAWSFLLGFQTTREQTVLPIQLEAKVGEYLGLVMKLILAFGFSFQMPVALTLMARVGLVTSRGLAKARKYAIVAVFAGAAVITPPDIMSQVMLAIPLLVLYELSIVAARMVEKSKGIEDDDLENLDDDEPPPAAAAPSTAHKRGGTTALAAPLARDEEAGADGDPGRFEETDWNHGH; translated from the coding sequence ATGGCTCCGGCGGACGCGACGCGCGACGAAGATTCCGACCTTGAAGACAAGAAAATGCCGCTGATCGATCATCTGATCGAACTGCGCAGCCGTCTTTTATGGTCGACGGTGTTCTTCCTTGTCGCCTTTTTCGCCTGTTTCGCCTATGCCCAGGAAATCTATAATATTCTGGTCTTGCCGCTTGCCCGGGTGATGGAGCGGGTGGGCGGGTCGCAGCGCATGATCTATACCGCGCTGACCGAGGCGTTTTTCACCTATGTCAAGGTTGGCGCCTTTGGCGCGATCGTGCTCAGCTTTCCGCTGATCGCCACCCAGATCTGGATGTTCGTGGCTCCCGGATTGTACCGCCACGAGAAGCGCGCCTTTCTGCCGTTCCTCATCGTCAGCCCGATGTTGTTCATCCTTGGGGCGGCGATGGTTTATTATCTTGTTATGCCAATGGCTTGGTCGTTCTTGCTCGGCTTTCAGACGACGCGCGAGCAAACCGTTTTGCCGATCCAGCTGGAAGCCAAGGTCGGCGAATATCTTGGCTTGGTGATGAAGCTGATCCTGGCTTTCGGCTTCAGCTTCCAGATGCCCGTCGCCCTGACGCTGATGGCCCGGGTTGGGCTGGTCACCTCGCGCGGGCTGGCCAAGGCGCGCAAATACGCCATCGTCGCCGTTTTCGCCGGCGCCGCCGTCATCACCCCCCCCGACATCATGAGCCAGGTGATGCTGGCCATTCCGCTGCTGGTCCTCTACGAGCTTTCGATCGTCGCGGCGCGGATGGTGGAAAAGAGCAAGGGGATCGAAGACGACGATCTTGAGAATCTCGACGACGACGAGCCCCCTCCGGCGGCCGCAGCGCCGTCGACCGCCCATAAGCGGGGCGGGACCACGGCCTTGGCCGCTCCGCTTGCCCGCGATGAAGAGGCCGGGGCCGACGGCGATCCGGGGCGCTTCGAAGAGACCGACTGGAATCATGGGCATTAG
- the serS gene encoding serine--tRNA ligase, with amino-acid sequence MHDLKAIRETPEAFDLALARRRLEPRSALVLDLDSQRRAVQTELNDLQARRNEASKRIGLVKKEGGDAQALVDEVAGIKATMAALEARLGDLDRDLDGHLMGLPNILDDGVPEGPDESANVEVRRWGTPRAFEFTPRQHFEIGESLGGMDFEAAARLSGARFVVLKGQIARLERALGQFMLDLHITEHGYQEVQTPVLVRAPALQGTGQLPKFAEDLFRVEGDFFLIPTAEVTVTNLVAGQVLAATALPLRMTAFTQCFRSEAGAAGKDTRGMIRQHQFEKVEMVSIVHPDDSAAELERMTACAEDVLKRLELPYRVMALCAGDVGFSARQTYDLEVWLPGQDRYREISSCSNTGDFQARRMNGRFKVEGEKGTRFVHTLNGSGVAVGRCLVAVLENYQNADGTVSVPEALRGYMGGLERLGD; translated from the coding sequence ATGCACGACCTAAAAGCCATTCGCGAAACTCCCGAGGCCTTCGACCTCGCCCTGGCCCGTCGGCGGCTGGAGCCGCGCTCGGCCCTGGTCCTTGATCTCGATAGCCAGCGTCGCGCCGTTCAGACCGAGTTGAACGATCTGCAGGCGCGACGCAACGAGGCGTCCAAGCGCATCGGCCTGGTCAAGAAGGAGGGCGGCGACGCCCAGGCGTTGGTCGATGAGGTCGCCGGCATCAAGGCGACGATGGCCGCGTTGGAGGCGCGTCTGGGGGACCTCGATCGCGACCTCGACGGCCATCTGATGGGCCTGCCCAATATCCTGGACGACGGCGTTCCCGAAGGCCCCGACGAAAGCGCCAATGTCGAGGTGCGCCGCTGGGGAACGCCGCGCGCCTTCGAGTTCACCCCGCGTCAGCATTTCGAGATCGGCGAGAGCCTGGGCGGCATGGATTTCGAGGCCGCCGCCCGGCTGTCGGGGGCGCGCTTCGTCGTGCTCAAGGGGCAGATCGCCCGCTTGGAACGCGCCCTTGGCCAGTTCATGCTGGATCTGCACATCACCGAGCATGGCTATCAGGAGGTGCAGACCCCGGTTCTGGTCCGCGCCCCGGCCCTGCAGGGAACCGGCCAGCTGCCCAAATTCGCCGAGGATCTGTTCCGCGTCGAGGGGGATTTCTTCTTGATCCCGACGGCCGAGGTCACCGTGACCAATCTGGTCGCCGGGCAGGTGCTCGCCGCCACGGCCCTGCCGTTGCGCATGACCGCCTTCACCCAGTGCTTCCGCTCGGAAGCCGGGGCGGCGGGCAAGGATACCCGGGGCATGATCCGCCAGCACCAGTTCGAGAAGGTCGAGATGGTGTCGATCGTCCATCCCGACGACTCGGCGGCCGAACTGGAGCGGATGACCGCTTGCGCCGAGGATGTGCTCAAGCGCCTGGAGCTGCCTTATCGGGTGATGGCGCTCTGCGCGGGCGATGTCGGGTTCAGCGCCCGCCAGACCTATGACCTGGAGGTCTGGCTGCCCGGCCAGGACCGCTACCGGGAAATCTCGTCGTGCTCCAACACGGGCGACTTCCAGGCGCGGCGGATGAATGGCCGCTTCAAGGTCGAGGGCGAGAAGGGCACGCGCTTCGTTCACACGCTCAATGGCTCGGGCGTGGCCGTGGGCCGCTGTCTGGTGGCGGTGCTGGAGAATTATCAGAACGCCGATGGCACGGTGAGCGTCCCCGAGGCCCTGCGCGGCTATATGGGCGGACTTGAGCGGTTGGGGGACTGA